The following are encoded together in the Patescibacteria group bacterium genome:
- a CDS encoding tryptophan-rich sensory protein: MNTYNWYSQLIKPGWAPPSWLFGPVWAVLYASIAVSFGTVFYKIFIKQISWAVALPFALNLIFNFAFTPLQFGLKNNLLATIDILLVLGTLIWALRTVWNTKPELRWVVYANIPYLLWVSFATVLQLTITYLNK, translated from the coding sequence ATGAACACATACAACTGGTATTCACAACTAATTAAACCAGGCTGGGCGCCGCCGAGCTGGCTCTTTGGGCCGGTGTGGGCGGTTTTGTATGCGAGTATTGCGGTTTCTTTTGGTACAGTGTTTTATAAAATATTTATCAAGCAAATTTCATGGGCTGTAGCCTTGCCTTTTGCTCTCAATCTTATTTTCAACTTTGCTTTCACGCCTTTGCAATTCGGTTTGAAAAATAATCTTTTGGCGACAATTGATATCTTGCTTGTTCTCGGTACACTCATTTGGGCACTTCGCACTGTTTGGAACACAAAGCCTGAACTCCGCTGGGTCGTCTATGCCAACATTCCATATTTGCTCTGGGTTTCGTTTGCAACAGTTTTGCAATTAACGATTACTTATTTAAACAAATAA
- a CDS encoding alpha/beta hydrolase: MKNAIIFHGTGCTPDSYWFPNTKVFLEKLGYEVWVPQLPDADNPELSKWLPVALEGKYTEDTIIMGHSAGGPLVLSVLENINVTIHKAILVAGFARKLRGDKEIQPILQPEYNWEKIKKAAKDLIYINSEDDPWTIDQEEGLYMWKKTGGTLICREGEGHMGSDSFKQPYRTFPLLEKLLELKYSRSSIDGSDKK, from the coding sequence ATGAAAAACGCAATTATTTTCCATGGCACAGGTTGTACTCCAGACTCCTATTGGTTCCCGAACACAAAAGTATTTCTTGAAAAGTTAGGCTATGAAGTGTGGGTGCCACAACTACCTGATGCAGACAATCCCGAGCTTTCAAAATGGCTACCTGTTGCTCTTGAGGGAAAATATACAGAAGACACTATTATCATGGGCCATTCAGCAGGAGGACCATTAGTTTTGAGTGTATTGGAAAATATTAATGTTACTATTCATAAAGCAATATTGGTGGCAGGATTTGCTCGTAAACTAAGGGGTGATAAAGAAATTCAACCAATTCTTCAACCTGAATATAATTGGGAGAAAATTAAAAAAGCTGCGAAAGACTTGATATACATTAACTCTGAAGATGATCCTTGGACCATTGACCAAGAAGAAGGTTTGTATATGTGGAAGAAGACTGGTGGAACACTTATTTGTCGAGAAGGAGAAGGACACATGGGATCAGATAGTTTTAAACAGCCTTATAGGACTTTTCCATTATTAGAAAAATTGCTAGAATTAAAATATAGCCGTAGTTCTATTGATGGTTCTGATAAAAAGTAA